A genomic stretch from Desulfolutivibrio sulfodismutans DSM 3696 includes:
- a CDS encoding sigma-54-dependent transcriptional regulator translates to MNSAVREGKHVLVVDDDPHILEVLDARLASAGYLVVQAASGEEALERLKTGVVDLVISDIRMPGMDGMKLLEFIEKLHPGLPMILLTAHGSISGAVDAMKHGAVDYLTKPFDGRELLAKVASVLAKSGRREEARGGRVVSFVGESQAMKELAALVDRVAPRDVNVLVLGESGTGKELVAHLIHEKSARHAGPLLIVDCGSTPAGLLESELFGHVKGSFTHAVKDKKGLIEQAHQGTLFLDEIGNISSEMQVRLLRFLENHKIRRIGDVREIQVDCRVIAATNADIFQEVAGGRFREDLLYRLKVVTIHVPPLRERREDIPGLAEHFVSDFCRRQGIPLVALHPDTVSAILAYSWPGNVRELKNTLEGGVVLCSGGTLLPVDLQLPLPGARASAFTPFAPAPPAPAAPAPSAPQAPEGNQSLSLEESEKKAIIRALEESGWVQKDAAPLLGVSRRALNYKIQKYAIEIPRRRAGRK, encoded by the coding sequence ATGAATAGCGCCGTCCGCGAAGGAAAACACGTCCTGGTGGTGGACGACGACCCGCATATCCTGGAGGTGCTCGACGCCAGGCTGGCCTCGGCGGGATATCTCGTCGTGCAGGCCGCAAGCGGCGAAGAGGCCCTGGAGCGGCTGAAGACCGGGGTCGTGGATCTTGTCATCTCCGACATCCGCATGCCCGGCATGGACGGTATGAAGCTTCTGGAATTCATCGAAAAGCTCCATCCCGGCCTGCCCATGATCCTGTTGACCGCCCACGGCAGCATCTCCGGCGCGGTGGACGCCATGAAGCACGGGGCGGTGGATTACCTGACCAAGCCGTTCGACGGCCGGGAGCTTTTGGCCAAGGTGGCCTCCGTCCTGGCCAAGTCCGGCCGCCGGGAGGAAGCCCGGGGCGGACGCGTCGTGTCGTTTGTGGGCGAAAGCCAGGCCATGAAGGAACTGGCCGCCCTGGTGGACCGGGTGGCCCCCCGCGACGTCAACGTGCTGGTGCTTGGCGAATCCGGCACCGGCAAGGAACTGGTAGCCCATCTGATCCACGAAAAAAGCGCCCGCCACGCCGGGCCGCTTTTGATCGTGGACTGCGGCTCCACCCCGGCCGGGCTTCTGGAAAGCGAGCTTTTCGGGCATGTCAAAGGGTCGTTCACCCATGCCGTCAAGGACAAGAAAGGGCTCATCGAACAGGCCCACCAGGGAACCCTTTTCCTGGACGAGATCGGCAACATCAGTTCCGAAATGCAGGTCCGGCTGTTGCGGTTTCTGGAAAACCACAAGATCCGGCGCATCGGCGACGTGCGCGAGATACAGGTGGATTGCCGGGTCATCGCCGCCACCAATGCCGACATTTTTCAGGAGGTGGCGGGCGGCCGGTTCCGGGAGGATCTGCTGTACCGCCTGAAGGTGGTGACCATCCATGTGCCGCCGTTGCGGGAGCGCCGGGAGGACATTCCGGGGTTGGCCGAGCATTTCGTCAGTGATTTCTGCCGCAGGCAGGGCATTCCCCTGGTGGCCCTGCACCCGGATACGGTTTCGGCGATTTTGGCCTATTCCTGGCCGGGGAATGTGCGCGAACTCAAAAACACCCTGGAGGGCGGGGTGGTGCTGTGTTCCGGCGGGACGCTGCTTCCCGTGGACCTCCAGCTCCCCCTGCCGGGGGCCCGCGCCTCGGCCTTCACCCCGTTTGCGCCCGCCCCCCCCGCTCCAGCGGCCCCGGCGCCGTCCGCGCCCCAGGCCCCGGAGGGCAACCAGTCCCTGTCCCTGGAGGAGAGCGAGAAAAAGGCCATCATCCGGGCCTTGGAGGAATCGGGCTGGGTGCAAAAGGATGCCGCGCCTCTTCTGGGCGTCAGCCGCCGCGCCCTGAACTACAAGATTCAAAAATACGCCATCGAGATCCCCAGACGCCGGGCCGGGAGAAAATAG
- a CDS encoding sensor histidine kinase, with product MMRLLRNLVAALVGDRGARPGKTGRNGQLVMHPNRRQIGRLGILFKLFFVFSVILAISYFTTSTLFISIRDTVDITRDIVKVRFEVLSISQRMIDSLLSMEENQKKYLLLREDEYKKYFLAALQEYRNAIWSILWFRYDGFAVWEGLHEEFKAEFPDLAVGAELTGQGWVPQAKLNRWMEIILAARRDNERVIETGMRDLYVLSEQSVNRGVTGLVVSVAVGLLGIVYLAFSVSRPLRELRRGIRAFTVSGKLEPVRVFSTDELGELAAAFNEMTLRLRDEEKMRTDFIDMLSHEIRTPLTSIRESVSLIKENVFGEVNERQKRFLDIAGDELERISNLLARLMRVSSMASQIVDIIPTPVSPGEMAEDVLEKASPSAEAKGIRLASRMGGHIPLILCDEELLGQALLNLVGNAIKYSPRDSTVTVGLEMADGGNKVLISVADEGPGIPEEEQQYVFNKYYRGARTKKTTDGIGLGLNIAKTIVEAHGGDIWVTSRSGAGCTFFFTIPVGGERG from the coding sequence ATGATGCGGTTACTTCGCAATCTGGTCGCGGCCCTGGTCGGCGACAGGGGCGCGCGGCCCGGGAAAACCGGCCGCAACGGACAACTGGTCATGCATCCCAATCGACGTCAGATCGGCCGCCTGGGCATTCTCTTCAAACTTTTTTTCGTGTTTTCGGTCATCCTGGCCATCAGCTATTTCACGACATCCACCCTTTTCATCTCCATCCGGGACACCGTGGACATCACACGGGATATTGTGAAAGTGCGTTTCGAGGTGTTATCCATCTCCCAGCGCATGATCGATAGTCTGTTGTCCATGGAGGAGAACCAGAAAAAATATCTGCTGCTTCGCGAGGACGAATATAAAAAATATTTTCTGGCCGCCCTCCAGGAATACCGCAACGCCATCTGGAGCATCCTGTGGTTTCGCTACGACGGATTCGCGGTCTGGGAGGGCCTGCACGAGGAATTCAAGGCGGAATTTCCCGATCTGGCGGTGGGGGCGGAGCTCACCGGGCAGGGGTGGGTTCCCCAGGCCAAGCTCAATCGCTGGATGGAGATCATCCTGGCTGCCCGCCGGGACAACGAGCGGGTCATCGAGACGGGGATGCGCGACCTGTACGTGTTGAGCGAACAATCGGTCAATCGCGGGGTGACGGGGCTGGTGGTGTCCGTGGCCGTGGGGCTTTTGGGCATCGTGTATCTGGCCTTTTCCGTCAGTCGTCCGTTGCGCGAGCTCAGGCGCGGCATCCGGGCCTTTACCGTCTCCGGCAAGCTTGAGCCGGTGCGGGTGTTCTCCACGGACGAACTGGGGGAATTGGCGGCGGCCTTCAACGAAATGACCCTGCGGCTTCGGGATGAAGAAAAGATGCGCACGGATTTCATCGACATGCTCAGCCATGAGATCCGCACGCCCCTGACCTCCATCCGGGAGTCGGTCAGCCTTATCAAGGAAAACGTCTTCGGCGAGGTCAACGAGCGCCAGAAACGGTTTTTGGACATCGCCGGGGATGAACTGGAGCGCATCTCCAATCTGCTTGCCCGGCTCATGCGCGTCTCCAGCATGGCCTCGCAGATCGTGGACATCATTCCGACCCCGGTGTCGCCGGGAGAGATGGCCGAGGATGTGCTCGAAAAGGCCTCGCCGTCCGCCGAGGCCAAGGGGATCCGGCTGGCGTCCCGGATGGGGGGGCATATCCCGCTGATCCTTTGCGACGAGGAACTTCTGGGCCAGGCCCTGCTCAATCTGGTGGGCAACGCCATCAAGTATTCCCCCCGGGACTCCACGGTGACCGTGGGGCTGGAGATGGCCGACGGCGGCAACAAGGTGCTCATCAGCGTCGCCGACGAAGGGCCGGGCATCCCCGAGGAGGAGCAGCAGTATGTGTTCAATAAATATTACCGGGGCGCACGCACCAAAAAGACCACCGACGGCATCGGCCTGGGCTTAAATATCGCCAAGACCATCGTCGAGGCGCATGGCGGGGATATCTGGGTGACCAGCCGGTCTGGCGCGGGATGCACATTTTTCTTTACAATTCCAGTGGGCGGGGAGAGAGGATAA
- a CDS encoding PH domain-containing protein has protein sequence MSLNRLVYEGEEIRFRTGKHWVVFAKAAIFLLLAVAAWSSEDMLRGLLTFKAPEEIEKFLPRIISVTIWVIRYSLFFIFGLMAFLRLFSFFTLRVAVTPKRLICDDAVFGSFSMDLTKIESVKSEPGLFGGLFGYGKVVLTATSSQRLIVTNLNRPHVFEKELFAAK, from the coding sequence ATGAGCCTGAACCGTCTGGTGTACGAGGGCGAAGAAATTCGCTTCCGCACAGGGAAACACTGGGTCGTTTTCGCCAAGGCCGCCATCTTTTTGCTGCTGGCCGTCGCCGCCTGGTCCAGCGAGGACATGTTGCGGGGGCTTTTGACCTTCAAGGCCCCGGAGGAAATAGAAAAATTTTTGCCCCGCATCATCAGCGTCACGATCTGGGTCATCCGCTACAGTCTCTTTTTCATCTTCGGGCTCATGGCCTTTTTACGCCTGTTCTCCTTTTTCACCCTCCGTGTGGCCGTGACCCCCAAGCGGCTCATCTGCGACGACGCCGTGTTCGGGTCGTTCTCCATGGATCTGACCAAGATCGAATCGGTCAAGTCCGAGCCGGGGCTTTTCGGCGGACTTTTCGGATACGGCAAGGTGGTGCTTACCGCCACGAGCAGCCAGCGCCTGATCGTGACCAATTTGAACCGTCCCCATGTCTTTGAAAAGGAACTGTTCGCGGCCAAATAG
- a CDS encoding rhomboid family intramembrane serine protease, producing MEGEGGEKGRHALGEALGRLGRRLFPRREAQRDITGEVFEDGAPGVPEARAREWALVLSARGVPHGLSRDGALWRIRVPVRHAAQAVEEIRAYIRENRADETGASRLPRPIPARGVAWVMAGLCLLFVFLISDPVVFGKRLNFTRMGAGDTGAMLFSGQWWRAVTALTLHADMAHLVGNVAVGGLFMAFLCREAGVGTGFFLALAAGAAGNSLKAVVQGPGHHFLGASTAVFGALGVLGGLRTLCGMRGLSLRQAAPFAAGLMLLALLGAGDEEGGDKIDLAGHFFGFAAGMLLGVADGALKARKRRPDGPAVDRALGGAAMLAVLLSWVSAWYGWSWR from the coding sequence GTGGAAGGCGAAGGCGGCGAAAAGGGGCGTCATGCCCTGGGCGAGGCGTTGGGAAGGCTTGGGCGCAGGCTGTTTCCCCGGCGTGAGGCGCAGCGGGACATCACCGGCGAGGTGTTCGAGGACGGCGCCCCGGGCGTGCCCGAGGCGCGCGCCCGGGAATGGGCGCTGGTCTTGAGCGCCCGGGGTGTGCCGCATGGGCTTTCCCGGGACGGGGCATTGTGGCGGATTCGAGTGCCCGTGCGGCACGCGGCCCAGGCCGTGGAGGAGATTCGGGCCTACATCCGGGAGAATCGCGCCGACGAGACCGGCGCGTCGCGCCTGCCGCGGCCGATTCCGGCCCGGGGCGTGGCCTGGGTCATGGCCGGGCTGTGTTTGCTCTTTGTCTTTTTGATCTCCGACCCCGTGGTCTTTGGCAAGCGCCTGAATTTCACGCGCATGGGCGCGGGGGATACCGGGGCGATGCTGTTTTCGGGACAGTGGTGGCGGGCGGTGACCGCGCTGACCCTGCATGCCGACATGGCGCATCTTGTGGGCAATGTGGCCGTGGGCGGCCTTTTCATGGCCTTTTTGTGCCGCGAGGCCGGGGTGGGCACGGGTTTTTTCCTGGCCTTGGCGGCAGGCGCGGCCGGGAATTCTCTGAAAGCGGTGGTCCAGGGGCCGGGCCATCATTTTCTGGGCGCGTCCACGGCGGTTTTTGGGGCGTTGGGGGTTCTCGGAGGGCTGCGCACCCTGTGCGGCATGCGGGGGCTGTCCCTGCGCCAGGCCGCGCCGTTTGCGGCCGGGCTGATGCTTCTGGCCCTTTTGGGGGCCGGTGACGAGGAAGGCGGCGACAAGATCGATCTGGCGGGCCATTTCTTTGGCTTTGCAGCGGGGATGCTGCTGGGGGTTGCGGACGGGGCGCTCAAGGCCCGCAAGCGGCGTCCCGATGGACCGGCGGTCGACAGGGCGCTTGGCGGGGCGGCGATGCTGGCGGTGCTTCTGTCCTGGGTGTCGGCCTGGTACGGATGGTCATGGCGATGA
- a CDS encoding AI-2E family transporter: MDTSPRRFSTLFFMIALACSLFLAYIVLRPFVHLIVLGAVLATLCHPVFRALRDKMGGRGGPAALTTVAMVVFLIIVPLLVLTGALLNQGMQTLASVQSWLVENDLESLLSQEHLAPYLDWLKTHVPLLDPSKIDLQSDLIELSKQSGQIILDAGTTLLGNALGLTINFCILVFILFFLMRDGETMLARIKYLLPLREEQENRIIRQFGDISRSVVMGSFLIAVCQGLAGSLGLYIVGIPPLFWGFMMGFTSLVPVIGTAIIWIPAALYLSLVGDWEWGLFLAAWGVIIVSGIDSILRPLLLKGRSNMSMFYVFLSILGGIKYYGALGLLYGPLIVSLAMVMLSIYSEAYRQHLDSQE; this comes from the coding sequence ATGGATACAAGCCCACGCCGATTCTCCACCCTGTTTTTCATGATCGCCCTGGCCTGCTCACTTTTTTTGGCCTACATCGTTCTGCGGCCCTTCGTCCACCTCATCGTCCTGGGCGCGGTGCTGGCCACCCTGTGCCACCCCGTCTTCCGGGCCTTGCGCGACAAGATGGGCGGCCGCGGCGGGCCCGCCGCCCTGACCACCGTGGCCATGGTGGTCTTTTTGATCATCGTGCCCCTTTTGGTGCTCACCGGGGCGCTGCTCAACCAGGGCATGCAGACCCTGGCCTCGGTTCAATCCTGGCTTGTGGAAAACGACCTGGAATCCCTGCTCTCCCAGGAACATCTGGCCCCGTACCTGGACTGGCTCAAAACCCACGTCCCCCTCCTCGATCCCTCGAAAATCGATCTCCAGTCCGACCTCATCGAACTCTCCAAGCAGTCCGGCCAGATCATCCTCGACGCCGGGACCACCCTGCTCGGCAACGCCCTGGGACTGACCATCAATTTCTGCATCCTGGTCTTTATCCTGTTTTTTCTCATGCGCGACGGCGAAACCATGCTGGCCCGCATCAAATACCTGCTCCCCTTGCGCGAGGAACAGGAAAACCGGATCATCCGGCAGTTCGGCGACATCTCCCGCTCCGTGGTCATGGGCAGCTTTCTCATCGCCGTGTGCCAGGGGCTGGCCGGCAGCCTGGGCCTGTACATTGTCGGCATTCCGCCCCTTTTCTGGGGGTTCATGATGGGCTTCACCTCGCTCGTTCCGGTCATCGGCACGGCCATCATCTGGATACCCGCCGCCCTCTACCTGTCCCTGGTCGGCGACTGGGAATGGGGACTTTTTCTCGCCGCCTGGGGCGTGATCATCGTCTCCGGCATCGACTCCATCCTGCGCCCGCTCCTGCTCAAGGGCCGCTCCAACATGTCCATGTTCTACGTCTTTCTCTCCATCCTGGGCGGCATCAAATACTACGGCGCCCTGGGACTGCTCTACGGCCCGCTTATCGTCAGCCTGGCCATGGTCATGCTCTCCATCTACTCCGAAGCCTACCGCCAACACCTCGACAGCCAGGAATAA
- a CDS encoding energy-coupling factor ABC transporter ATP-binding protein: protein MDQSRPPLLELRRICFTYPGAVRPVLDAMDFCFQSGDRMGLYGPNGSGKTTLLHVIMGLLRPASGEVYFDNAPCRVEKDFAQVRRSIGLLLQNADDQLFNPTVLDDVAFGPLNLGLSPDEARARAVETMDYLGLSGFEDRLTHRLSGGEKKLVSLAGVLAMRPKALLLDEPTNGLDPETRDRIIAILNNLETSLIVISHDWDFLDQTTSTFLTIQNGRMVREDGHAFHTHVHSHRFGAQPHRHRP, encoded by the coding sequence ATGGATCAATCACGGCCACCGCTTCTGGAACTTCGCCGGATATGCTTCACTTATCCCGGGGCGGTGCGTCCCGTGCTCGACGCCATGGACTTCTGCTTTCAATCCGGAGACCGCATGGGCCTCTACGGCCCAAACGGCAGCGGCAAGACCACCCTGCTGCATGTGATCATGGGCCTTTTACGTCCCGCCTCGGGGGAGGTGTACTTTGACAACGCCCCGTGCCGCGTGGAAAAAGACTTTGCACAGGTGCGCCGCAGCATCGGCCTTCTGCTGCAAAACGCCGATGACCAGCTTTTCAACCCCACGGTTCTGGATGACGTGGCCTTCGGGCCCCTGAACCTTGGCCTGTCCCCGGATGAGGCCCGCGCCCGCGCCGTCGAAACCATGGATTACCTTGGCCTCTCCGGTTTCGAGGACCGCCTGACGCATCGTCTGTCCGGCGGCGAGAAAAAACTGGTGTCCCTGGCCGGGGTGCTGGCCATGCGGCCCAAGGCCCTGCTCCTGGACGAACCCACAAACGGCCTGGACCCGGAAACCCGCGACCGGATCATCGCCATCTTAAATAACCTCGAAACCTCGCTTATCGTCATCTCCCACGACTGGGACTTCCTCGACCAGACCACCTCGACCTTCCTTACCATCCAAAACGGACGCATGGTCCGCGAAGATGGCCACGCCTTCCATACCCACGTGCATAGCCACCGCTTCGGCGCCCAACCCCATCGTCATCGCCCGTAA